From Rhodoferax sp. AJA081-3, the proteins below share one genomic window:
- the oppB gene encoding oligopeptide ABC transporter permease OppB, whose translation MWSYTLRRVLAAIPTVFVVITVCYLLLHATPGGPFDSDRKVSAAVLANLQAKYHLDLPLWQQYLLYLKGLLQGDLGASFRYADWSVNDLVAAALPVSLAIGGIAMLVAVVVGVGLGIFAALRQNSMVDHFVMLLGNMGSAVPSFVLGPVLIIIFALGLKWLPAGGWNNFEPRFLVLPIALLTIINVSTIGRVMRGSLIEVMHSNFIRTARAKGLPTRVVVMRHALKPALLPVVSVLGPLAISSITSALVTETVFSLPGLGKLIVNGAGNRDYTLVLGLVVLITVLTVTLNLLVDLAYAWLDPKIRY comes from the coding sequence ATGTGGTCTTACACCCTGCGCCGCGTGCTTGCGGCCATTCCCACCGTGTTTGTGGTCATCACGGTCTGTTACCTGCTGCTGCATGCCACACCGGGCGGTCCGTTTGACAGTGACCGCAAGGTTTCGGCCGCCGTACTGGCCAATCTGCAGGCCAAGTACCACCTGGACCTGCCGCTGTGGCAACAGTACCTGCTGTACCTGAAGGGCCTGTTGCAGGGCGACCTGGGCGCATCCTTCCGTTACGCGGATTGGTCGGTTAATGATCTCGTGGCGGCTGCCCTGCCAGTGTCCCTGGCCATTGGTGGCATTGCCATGCTGGTTGCCGTGGTGGTGGGTGTTGGCCTGGGTATATTTGCCGCGCTGCGCCAGAACAGCATGGTGGACCACTTTGTGATGCTGCTGGGCAATATGGGCAGTGCGGTTCCCAGCTTTGTGCTGGGACCGGTGTTGATCATCATCTTCGCACTGGGCTTGAAGTGGTTGCCCGCCGGTGGTTGGAACAACTTCGAACCGCGCTTCCTGGTGCTGCCGATTGCGCTCTTGACCATCATCAACGTGTCCACCATAGGCCGTGTCATGCGCGGCAGCCTGATCGAGGTCATGCACAGCAACTTCATTCGCACCGCGCGTGCCAAAGGCTTGCCCACGCGGGTGGTGGTGATGCGCCATGCGCTCAAGCCGGCACTCTTGCCCGTGGTGTCGGTGCTTGGCCCCCTGGCCATCTCATCCATCACTTCGGCCTTGGTGACAGAGACGGTGTTCTCCTTGCCTGGCCTGGGCAAGCTGATCGTGAACGGCGCAGGCAATCGTGACTACACCCTGGTGCTGGGCCTGGTGGTGCTGATCACCGTGCTGACCGTGACACTGAATCTGTTGGTGGACCTGGCCTATGCCTGGTTGGACCCCAAGATTCGTTACTGA
- a CDS encoding ABC transporter substrate-binding protein: MGLGKIGVALAVLCWGFGAHGDTASKTQAEKVLRYAFEIAETGFDPAQISDYYSSTATANMFDALYRYDYLARPAKVVPNVADGMPVISDDFKTFTVKVKPGIYFSDDPAFGGKKRELTAHDFVYTFKRIFDPKTKSQSYSDMEELKLLGMDALRKDAEKPGARFNYDSEVEGLRALDRYTVQFKLGDSQPRFIYRLAQPGTLGVMAREVVEKYGDKIMEHPVGTGPFKLDQWTRSSKITFVRNPNFREEYYEAEPPADDALSQEIYRQMKGKRIPIVDKVEISIIDEVQPRWLSFLGNEHDFLMYLPAQFANQVIPNNKLAPNLVKKGVRMERYAAPELTFSYFNMENATVGGNSTEKVALRRAIGLAYNTEEEIRLPRRNQAIAAQGLIPPNTWGYDPKFKSELSDYNPARAKALLDMFGYVDKDGDGWRDMPDGKPLVLEYSTQPSAADRELNEVWKKSMSAVGIQIVFKTAKWPENLKSARAGKVMMWGLGNSATNPDGGNFLDFGYGPQRFEGNLAAFQNDEYDKLYRQQVVMPDGPERIAIMQKMVKILVAYMPYKFNTHRIRTDMVQPWLVGYRRHPTSRGFWRYVDIDTSKLPAQ, from the coding sequence ATGGGTTTAGGAAAAATTGGGGTGGCCTTGGCGGTGTTGTGCTGGGGTTTTGGTGCCCATGGGGACACGGCTAGCAAGACCCAGGCCGAGAAAGTGTTGCGCTACGCGTTTGAAATTGCCGAGACGGGTTTTGACCCCGCGCAGATTTCTGACTACTACTCCAGCACCGCTACGGCGAATATGTTTGACGCGCTGTACCGCTATGACTATTTGGCGCGGCCCGCCAAGGTGGTGCCCAATGTGGCGGACGGTATGCCGGTCATTAGTGATGACTTCAAGACCTTCACGGTTAAGGTAAAGCCCGGCATCTACTTTTCAGACGACCCCGCCTTTGGTGGCAAGAAGCGTGAACTGACCGCGCATGATTTTGTATATACATTTAAACGGATCTTTGACCCCAAGACCAAAAGCCAGAGTTATTCGGATATGGAAGAACTCAAGCTGCTGGGCATGGATGCCCTGCGCAAAGATGCTGAAAAGCCCGGCGCCCGCTTCAACTACGACAGCGAGGTGGAAGGCTTGCGTGCGCTGGATCGCTATACCGTTCAATTCAAGCTGGGCGACAGCCAGCCGCGTTTCATTTACCGTCTGGCGCAGCCCGGAACCCTGGGAGTCATGGCACGCGAAGTCGTCGAAAAATACGGCGACAAGATCATGGAGCACCCGGTAGGAACAGGCCCGTTCAAGTTGGACCAGTGGACCCGGTCCTCCAAGATCACGTTTGTGCGGAACCCCAATTTCCGCGAGGAGTATTACGAAGCCGAGCCACCGGCCGATGACGCTCTGTCGCAGGAAATCTACCGCCAAATGAAGGGTAAACGCATCCCCATCGTGGACAAGGTGGAGATTTCCATCATCGACGAAGTGCAGCCGCGCTGGTTGTCCTTTTTGGGCAACGAGCATGACTTTCTGATGTACTTGCCAGCCCAATTTGCCAACCAGGTGATCCCCAACAACAAGCTGGCGCCCAACCTGGTCAAGAAGGGTGTGCGCATGGAGCGGTATGCGGCGCCCGAGCTGACTTTTTCCTACTTCAATATGGAAAACGCCACAGTCGGCGGCAACTCCACCGAGAAGGTGGCATTGCGGCGTGCCATTGGCTTGGCCTACAACACCGAAGAAGAAATTCGCCTGCCCCGGCGCAACCAGGCCATTGCGGCCCAGGGCCTCATTCCGCCGAACACCTGGGGTTATGACCCCAAGTTCAAGTCCGAGCTGAGCGACTACAACCCAGCCCGCGCCAAGGCGCTGCTGGACATGTTTGGCTATGTGGACAAGGACGGTGATGGCTGGCGCGACATGCCCGACGGCAAACCGCTGGTGCTTGAGTATTCGACCCAACCGTCGGCCGCGGACCGCGAACTGAACGAAGTGTGGAAGAAAAGCATGTCTGCGGTTGGCATTCAAATCGTATTCAAGACCGCCAAGTGGCCTGAAAACCTGAAGTCGGCACGCGCCGGCAAGGTCATGATGTGGGGTCTGGGTAACTCGGCGACCAACCCAGATGGAGGCAATTTTTTAGACTTCGGCTACGGTCCGCAAAGGTTTGAGGGCAATCTGGCAGCCTTTCAGAATGATGAATACGACAAGCTCTACCGCCAGCAAGTTGTCATGCCGGATGGCCCCGAACGCATAGCCATCATGCAAAAAATGGTCAAGATCTTGGTGGCTTATATGCCCTACAAGTTCAACACCCACCGCATCCGCACCGATATGGTTCAGCCCTGGTTGGTGGGGTACCGCCGCCACCCCACGTCCCGTGGGTTTTGGCGCTATGTGGACATTGACACCAGCAAGCTGCCCGCCCAATGA
- a CDS encoding TonB-dependent receptor has translation MRASKGASIVIENKSIGVSRQLKANDDGAAQVSQLPSGTYTVTVTNANGTTDTRTVDVQAGQGADAYFGSLQTVVVTGSANRSLDVKSTESNQTLTKATIDRIPVIKDVTAVTLLAPGAVEGDGRIGQTGSRGGNVPSLGGASPAENAYYINGFNVTNIVNGVAFNQIPFEAIGEHQVKTGGYGAEFGRSLGGVISVNTKRGTNEFKGGISASYAPEAWRGSSVYSERNAAGVWELKNRPGGTTETKVNVWGSGALIKDELFFFGIVEGNNKTTNTYGSDLQTDLTNTSPNYLVKLDWNINKSNLLELTAFSDKSVDNINTYRSPVKYQTPRGAYVGNESYTNGGQNTILKWTSWITDDFNISALYGRGEYSRSSDVSSAACPIVRDQRVAPRLNLGCGTVLSVTDPGANDKREAFRLDGEYTLGNHQIRAGLDVEKYTVVDGTAYSGGTLYRIFNLSATGQLANGYRNTTGAAFPYVETRTFKNGGTFLTKNSAWYVEDNYQVTKDILVNAGIRNEQFTNNNADGVPFIDIKNTWAPRFGASWDVSGNGDLKVYGNLGRYFIPVYSNTNVRLAGSETNYQEFYTYGGSIGAAPQQLPLMGAQLGSRLTLSNGATPDPKTVVDPDIKPMHQDELILGFQKALASNWSVGVKYTHRKLRDAMDDVCEGDAPAAWALKNGYTAAQAAAIGDAIAHCFLYNAGRDLKANVDLNGTGQLTTLTIPASALGLPEAERLYDAVEISFERAWDKKWSFQGSYVYARSRGNTEGYVKSDIGQDDAGISQDFDHPGLMEGAHGDLPNDRQHTIKMFGSYALNNEWRIGGSLVARSGRPKNCFGYYNGTLDTTSIQYGSSSFYCNGQPTPRGSQGRLDWSKEVNLQATYTPGWQKGLTFTVDALNIFNERAVRAIEERGEVALRSPDPIYGQPVADSIQKPRQFRLTGSYEF, from the coding sequence GTGCGTGCCAGCAAAGGCGCATCCATCGTTATTGAAAACAAGTCTATTGGCGTCTCCCGCCAGTTGAAGGCCAATGATGACGGCGCCGCTCAGGTGTCTCAGTTGCCTTCCGGTACCTATACCGTGACTGTCACCAATGCCAACGGCACCACAGACACCCGTACGGTGGACGTGCAAGCCGGTCAAGGCGCTGACGCTTACTTTGGTTCTTTGCAGACTGTGGTGGTGACTGGCTCGGCCAATCGCTCTTTGGACGTCAAGTCCACCGAGTCGAACCAGACCCTGACCAAGGCCACCATCGACCGCATTCCCGTGATCAAGGACGTGACCGCAGTGACCCTGCTGGCCCCTGGCGCGGTTGAAGGCGATGGCCGTATCGGTCAAACCGGCTCACGCGGCGGTAATGTGCCCTCCCTGGGCGGCGCGTCTCCTGCTGAAAACGCGTATTACATCAACGGTTTCAACGTTACCAACATCGTTAACGGTGTGGCGTTCAACCAGATTCCTTTTGAAGCCATTGGCGAGCACCAGGTCAAGACCGGTGGTTATGGTGCCGAGTTCGGCCGTTCTTTGGGTGGCGTGATCAGCGTCAACACCAAGCGCGGTACCAATGAGTTCAAGGGCGGCATCAGCGCAAGCTACGCCCCCGAAGCTTGGCGCGGCTCTTCCGTTTATTCGGAGCGCAATGCAGCTGGCGTCTGGGAACTGAAAAACCGTCCAGGCGGAACCACCGAGACCAAGGTCAACGTGTGGGGCAGTGGCGCCCTGATCAAGGACGAACTGTTCTTCTTCGGTATCGTGGAAGGCAACAACAAGACCACCAATACCTACGGCAGCGATCTGCAGACCGACCTGACCAACACATCGCCCAACTACCTGGTCAAGCTGGACTGGAACATCAACAAGAGCAACTTGTTGGAATTGACCGCATTCAGCGACAAGTCCGTCGACAACATCAACACCTATCGCTCGCCCGTCAAGTACCAAACGCCGCGCGGCGCGTACGTCGGTAACGAGTCCTACACCAACGGTGGCCAAAACACCATCCTGAAATGGACCAGCTGGATCACCGACGATTTCAATATCTCGGCCCTGTATGGCCGCGGCGAATACTCCCGTTCGTCCGATGTGTCTTCTGCTGCTTGCCCTATCGTGCGTGACCAGCGCGTTGCGCCCCGCCTGAACCTGGGTTGCGGTACCGTTCTGTCGGTGACCGATCCTGGTGCTAACGACAAGCGTGAAGCCTTCCGTCTGGATGGTGAATACACCTTGGGCAATCATCAGATCCGCGCCGGTCTGGACGTGGAAAAGTACACCGTGGTGGACGGCACAGCCTACTCCGGCGGCACCCTGTACCGCATCTTCAACCTGAGCGCCACGGGCCAACTGGCCAATGGTTACAGGAATACAACGGGCGCTGCATTCCCCTACGTGGAAACACGTACGTTCAAGAACGGTGGTACCTTCCTGACCAAGAACTCCGCTTGGTACGTCGAAGACAACTACCAGGTCACCAAGGACATTCTGGTTAACGCCGGTATCCGTAATGAGCAGTTCACGAACAACAACGCGGATGGCGTGCCGTTCATCGACATCAAGAACACCTGGGCTCCCCGCTTTGGCGCATCTTGGGACGTGTCGGGCAACGGCGACCTGAAGGTCTACGGTAACCTGGGCCGTTACTTCATTCCCGTGTACTCCAACACCAACGTCCGTTTGGCTGGCTCTGAGACCAACTACCAAGAGTTCTACACCTATGGTGGCAGCATTGGTGCAGCGCCCCAGCAGTTGCCTCTGATGGGTGCCCAACTGGGTTCACGTCTGACACTCAGCAATGGTGCAACGCCTGACCCCAAGACCGTGGTGGATCCAGACATCAAGCCCATGCACCAGGATGAGCTGATTTTGGGCTTCCAAAAGGCCTTGGCCAGCAACTGGTCGGTGGGTGTGAAGTACACCCACCGCAAGTTGCGCGACGCCATGGATGACGTTTGCGAAGGCGACGCTCCAGCAGCATGGGCGCTGAAGAACGGCTACACCGCAGCACAGGCTGCAGCCATTGGTGACGCGATTGCCCACTGCTTCTTGTACAACGCTGGCCGTGACCTGAAGGCCAATGTGGACCTGAACGGCACCGGTCAACTGACCACTCTGACCATCCCCGCATCTGCGCTGGGACTGCCAGAGGCAGAGCGCCTGTATGACGCGGTTGAAATCAGCTTCGAGCGCGCATGGGACAAGAAGTGGAGCTTCCAGGGTTCTTACGTGTATGCACGTAGCCGCGGCAACACCGAAGGTTATGTCAAGTCCGACATCGGACAAGACGACGCCGGTATCAGCCAGGACTTCGACCACCCCGGTCTGATGGAAGGCGCCCACGGTGACCTGCCAAATGACCGCCAGCACACCATCAAGATGTTTGGCTCTTACGCGCTGAACAACGAATGGCGTATCGGTGGTAGCTTGGTTGCCCGTAGCGGTCGTCCAAAGAACTGCTTCGGTTACTACAACGGCACCTTGGACACAACCTCCATCCAGTACGGTTCGTCTTCGTTCTACTGCAATGGCCAACCTACACCACGCGGCTCGCAAGGCCGTCTGGACTGGTCGAAGGAAGTCAACCTGCAAGCCACCTACACACCAGGCTGGCAAAAGGGCTTGACCTTCACGGTTGATGCATTGAACATCTTCAATGAGCGCGCTGTGCGTGCTATTGAAGAGCGTGGCGAAGTGGCATTGCGCTCGCCCGATCCAATCTACGGCCAGCCCGTGGCTGACAGCATCCAGAAGCCACGTCAGTTCCGTCTGACAGGCTCCTACGAGTTCTAA
- a CDS encoding oligopeptide/dipeptide ABC transporter ATP-binding protein — MSVAIAETGLALLSVRDLRVHFEIRGESAWPWTATRALKAVDGVSFDLHAGETLGIVGESGCGKSTLARALLNLVPITDGSVKWHGDEMRGASPAAWQAKRKAVQMIFQDPLASLDPRMTVAQIIGEPLRTHCPELSSAQYNERVLAMMLRVGLTAQQINRYPHEFSGGQCQRIGIARALILKPQVVICDEPVSALDVSIQAQIINLLKELQAEMGLALVFIAHDLAVVKHISQRVMVMYLGRAMEVAHKHALYDTPHHPYTQALLAAIPIPDPRIERGKTLQLLQGDLPSPINQPSGCVFRTRCPKAVAQCAQAIPPLRTVAPQTQSACILD, encoded by the coding sequence ATGAGCGTCGCCATCGCAGAAACCGGCCTGGCATTGTTATCGGTGAGAGACCTGCGGGTTCACTTCGAGATTCGGGGTGAGAGTGCTTGGCCCTGGACAGCCACGCGCGCACTCAAGGCCGTGGACGGTGTGTCGTTTGACTTGCATGCCGGCGAGACGTTAGGCATTGTGGGCGAGTCGGGCTGTGGCAAATCCACCCTGGCCCGTGCGCTGCTCAACCTCGTGCCCATCACCGATGGCAGCGTCAAGTGGCATGGTGACGAGATGCGTGGCGCTAGCCCTGCGGCGTGGCAAGCCAAGCGCAAAGCCGTGCAAATGATTTTTCAAGACCCTCTGGCCTCGCTGGACCCGCGCATGACGGTGGCGCAGATCATTGGTGAACCCCTGCGCACCCATTGCCCTGAATTGAGCAGCGCACAGTACAACGAACGCGTGCTGGCCATGATGCTGCGCGTGGGGCTGACCGCGCAACAGATCAACCGCTATCCCCATGAATTTTCGGGTGGTCAGTGCCAACGTATTGGCATAGCCAGAGCCTTGATATTGAAGCCGCAAGTGGTGATTTGTGACGAACCCGTGTCTGCACTGGACGTCTCGATCCAGGCCCAGATCATCAACCTGCTCAAGGAGTTGCAGGCAGAGATGGGATTGGCTCTGGTATTTATTGCACACGACCTGGCCGTGGTCAAACACATCAGCCAGCGTGTCATGGTGATGTACTTGGGCCGTGCCATGGAAGTGGCGCACAAACACGCGCTGTACGACACGCCCCACCACCCCTACACACAGGCGCTGCTGGCGGCCATACCGATTCCCGATCCGCGTATCGAGCGGGGCAAGACCCTGCAGCTTCTGCAAGGCGATTTGCCGTCGCCCATCAACCAGCCGTCTGGTTGTGTATTCCGCACACGTTGCCCCAAGGCAGTGGCGCAATGTGCCCAGGCTATTCCGCCCTTGCGGACGGTGGCCCCTCAAACCCAAAGTGCCTGTATTCTGGACTGA
- a CDS encoding peptide ABC transporter substrate-binding protein, protein MQLRIALTAAAALISVWTGPSQAAIIPPGTQLHPTQHFVRSNGSEPESMDPAVAETVPANQILRDLFEGLTATDTTGKTVPGVAESWKQTSPTTWVFKLRTNAKFSNGDPVVAEDFVYGIRRFVDPKTASPYAATFGVFLLNGLAVAQGKKPPSEVGVKALDKHTLEIKTQDPTAFVPELVSNTQLGPVHKATVEKWGKDWVKPGNMVGNGAYVLKDWQVNNRIVVEKNPQYWDAANVQLTKVTYLPIEDQFADIKLWESGETDYVYQMPPGVFDKYKAQYPKELKNQAIIGVRYYDYQTKDPAFKDVRVRKALSMVIDREILSKRVTADGQPPAYSLIVNGVVGADPTPYEWATWPMDKKVAEAKKLLEQAGVKPGTKYSFSYNTSEYHKKMAVFVASEWKTKLGIIMETETMEFKVLAKKRHDGAFQIARNGWLADYNDATTFLALVRCDSDQNTNFYCDRDAEALIQKGTQQTDPAKRKALLTEASKKIMDGYPIIPLVQYSLPRLVKSYVGGYSELNPQDHYRSKDFYIIKH, encoded by the coding sequence ATGCAATTGCGCATCGCACTGACGGCCGCAGCGGCCTTGATTTCGGTATGGACCGGCCCCAGCCAAGCGGCCATCATCCCGCCCGGCACGCAGCTGCATCCCACCCAGCACTTTGTGCGCAGCAATGGCTCCGAGCCCGAAAGCATGGACCCCGCGGTGGCAGAAACCGTGCCGGCCAACCAGATTCTGCGAGACCTGTTTGAAGGATTGACGGCAACCGACACCACGGGCAAGACCGTGCCCGGCGTGGCCGAGAGCTGGAAACAAACCAGCCCCACCACCTGGGTGTTCAAGCTGCGCACCAATGCTAAATTCTCCAATGGAGACCCCGTCGTCGCAGAAGATTTTGTGTACGGTATTCGCCGGTTTGTGGACCCCAAGACCGCGTCACCCTACGCAGCGACATTCGGCGTCTTTTTGCTGAATGGCCTGGCCGTCGCCCAGGGCAAGAAGCCGCCCAGCGAGGTCGGCGTCAAGGCTCTGGACAAACACACTTTGGAAATCAAGACGCAGGACCCCACGGCCTTTGTACCTGAGCTGGTGAGCAATACCCAACTGGGCCCGGTACACAAAGCCACCGTCGAAAAATGGGGCAAGGACTGGGTCAAGCCCGGCAATATGGTGGGTAATGGCGCGTATGTACTGAAAGACTGGCAGGTCAACAACCGCATCGTGGTGGAGAAAAACCCCCAGTACTGGGATGCCGCCAACGTGCAGCTCACCAAGGTGACCTACCTGCCTATCGAAGACCAGTTTGCAGACATCAAACTGTGGGAATCGGGCGAGACCGACTACGTTTACCAAATGCCTCCCGGCGTGTTTGACAAGTACAAGGCGCAATACCCCAAGGAACTGAAAAACCAGGCCATCATTGGCGTGCGTTATTACGACTACCAGACCAAGGACCCCGCGTTTAAAGACGTGCGGGTGCGCAAGGCCTTGTCCATGGTGATTGACCGCGAGATCTTGTCCAAACGTGTCACAGCCGACGGCCAGCCGCCGGCCTACAGCCTGATCGTCAACGGTGTGGTGGGTGCAGACCCCACGCCCTACGAGTGGGCAACCTGGCCCATGGACAAGAAGGTGGCCGAGGCCAAGAAACTGCTGGAGCAAGCGGGCGTGAAACCCGGCACCAAGTACAGCTTCTCGTACAACACCAGCGAATACCACAAGAAGATGGCCGTGTTTGTGGCCTCGGAGTGGAAGACCAAACTCGGCATCATCATGGAAACCGAGACCATGGAGTTCAAGGTGCTGGCCAAGAAGCGCCACGACGGCGCCTTCCAGATTGCTCGCAACGGCTGGCTGGCCGACTACAACGACGCCACCACCTTCCTGGCCCTGGTGCGCTGTGATTCGGACCAGAACACCAACTTCTATTGCGACCGCGACGCCGAAGCCCTGATCCAGAAAGGTACCCAGCAGACCGACCCCGCCAAACGCAAGGCTTTGCTGACCGAAGCCTCCAAGAAGATCATGGACGGCTACCCCATCATCCCCCTGGTGCAGTACTCCTTGCCGCGGCTGGTCAAGTCCTATGTCGGCGGTTATTCCGAGCTGAACCCGCAAGACCACTACCGCAGCAAAGACTTCTACATCATCAAGCACTGA
- a CDS encoding ABC transporter permease subunit produces the protein MLTPQETSGLVAKVADAAALQGAALAGGRSLWSDARRRFLRNRAAVISLVILSVICLACVLGPWVLPHAFDSADWDAMSIAPTFTNSHFWGTDDAGRDLLVRCLIGGRISLTVGLLATLTSVTLGIIWGATAGFVGGKVDAFMMRIVDMMYAIPYLLIAILLVTILGREFYLVVLTITVFSWMDMARVVRGQTLSLRSREYVEAARSIGVSTPRIIFRHIVPNLLGVVVIYTTVTVPGVILTESVLSFLGLGIQEPMTSWGVLIQDGAKTMEATPWILLFPAALLSITLYCFNFIGDGLRDALDPKER, from the coding sequence ATGTTGACTCCCCAAGAAACCTCTGGCCTGGTGGCCAAAGTGGCTGACGCCGCCGCACTGCAAGGTGCTGCGCTGGCCGGTGGCCGCAGCCTGTGGTCGGACGCGCGCCGGCGCTTCCTGCGCAATCGCGCTGCCGTGATCAGCCTGGTCATTTTGTCCGTGATTTGTCTGGCCTGTGTGCTGGGGCCCTGGGTCTTGCCCCACGCGTTTGATAGCGCCGACTGGGATGCGATGAGTATTGCGCCCACCTTCACCAATTCACACTTCTGGGGTACGGACGATGCAGGCCGTGACCTGTTGGTGCGTTGCCTGATAGGCGGACGTATATCGCTGACCGTAGGGCTGCTGGCCACCCTGACTTCGGTAACGCTGGGCATCATCTGGGGTGCGACTGCCGGTTTTGTCGGCGGCAAGGTGGATGCGTTCATGATGCGCATCGTCGACATGATGTATGCCATCCCCTACCTGCTGATCGCCATTTTGCTGGTGACCATTTTGGGCCGCGAGTTTTATCTGGTGGTGCTGACCATCACCGTCTTCTCGTGGATGGATATGGCGCGTGTGGTGCGCGGGCAAACGCTCTCTTTGCGCTCCAGGGAATATGTCGAGGCAGCCCGATCCATTGGTGTGTCAACACCCCGCATCATCTTCCGGCACATCGTGCCCAATCTGCTGGGCGTAGTGGTGATTTACACCACCGTCACCGTGCCGGGTGTCATCCTGACCGAGTCGGTGTTGTCCTTTTTGGGGCTGGGCATCCAGGAGCCCATGACCAGCTGGGGTGTACTGATACAGGACGGCGCCAAGACCATGGAAGCCACGCCGTGGATCCTGCTGTTTCCCGCTGCCTTGTTGTCCATCACTCTGTATTGCTTCAACTTCATTGGCGACGGCTTGCGTGACGCGCTGGACCCCAAGGAACGCTAA
- a CDS encoding oligopeptide/dipeptide ABC transporter ATP-binding protein, giving the protein MHLLEVKQLGVQFQTPDGVVSAVNGINFTLNRGETLGIVGESGSGKSQSMLAMMGLLAINGQATGQVLYQGQDLISMPTKDLNRIRGNRVAMIFQDPMTSLNPYLTIERQMTEVLEFHKGMSRKDARTKAVQALDAVKMPEAARRITMYPHEFSGGMRQRVMIAMSLLCEPDVLIADEPTTALDVTVQAQILILMRELQRDFGTAIVMITHDLGVVAGLCDEVMVLYGGQVMEQASAEAIFYKPSHPYTAGLLAAVPRLEGGDAPMLAIPGAPPNMAKLPVGCPFTERCVMALPQCGTARPVLAPAAHDEHVLRACHLNIETVTQNLQRLKAEQGVAA; this is encoded by the coding sequence ATGCATTTATTGGAAGTCAAACAGCTGGGCGTGCAGTTTCAAACGCCCGACGGTGTGGTCAGTGCCGTCAACGGGATCAACTTCACGCTGAACCGCGGCGAGACCTTGGGCATTGTGGGTGAAAGCGGCTCGGGCAAGAGCCAATCCATGCTGGCCATGATGGGCCTGCTGGCCATCAACGGCCAGGCCACCGGCCAGGTGTTGTACCAGGGGCAAGACCTGATCAGCATGCCAACCAAAGACTTGAACCGCATCCGTGGCAACCGCGTGGCGATGATTTTTCAGGACCCCATGACCTCGCTCAACCCGTATTTGACGATAGAGCGGCAGATGACCGAGGTGCTGGAGTTCCACAAAGGCATGAGCCGCAAAGACGCCCGCACCAAGGCCGTGCAGGCGCTGGACGCGGTCAAGATGCCCGAGGCCGCGCGCCGCATCACCATGTACCCGCACGAGTTTTCGGGTGGCATGCGCCAGCGCGTGATGATTGCGATGTCGCTGCTCTGCGAACCCGATGTACTGATTGCGGACGAACCTACCACCGCCCTGGATGTGACGGTGCAGGCTCAGATCCTGATCTTGATGCGGGAGTTACAGCGCGACTTTGGCACGGCCATTGTGATGATCACCCACGACCTGGGCGTAGTCGCCGGTTTGTGCGACGAGGTCATGGTGTTGTACGGTGGCCAGGTCATGGAGCAGGCGAGTGCAGAGGCGATCTTCTACAAGCCGTCCCATCCCTACACCGCTGGTTTGTTGGCCGCCGTGCCGCGCCTGGAAGGTGGAGATGCGCCGATGCTGGCCATTCCCGGTGCGCCACCCAATATGGCCAAACTGCCGGTGGGTTGCCCATTCACTGAACGCTGCGTGATGGCGTTGCCGCAATGCGGCACGGCTCGTCCTGTATTGGCCCCGGCCGCGCACGACGAACATGTGTTGCGCGCCTGCCACCTGAACATCGAAACCGTGACGCAAAACCTGCAACGCCTGAAGGCCGAACAAGGAGTCGCAGCATGA